Proteins co-encoded in one Ktedonobacterales bacterium genomic window:
- a CDS encoding helix-turn-helix transcriptional regulator, producing the protein MKKRFNFQQRSSQWPQRSSPRGVPIPRLATLRRQQGLSQAEPAERAGDGVSTISRLERGANARYGAIDLLATALGISRERLIKLLRRGRHNGLGERNSPSQEDHEEGK; encoded by the coding sequence ATGAAGAAACGTTTCAATTTTCAACAGCGGTCGTCCCAGTGGCCTCAGCGTTCCTCCCCGCGTGGTGTACCCATACCCCGGTTGGCAACCCTGCGCCGCCAGCAAGGACTCTCCCAGGCCGAACCCGCCGAACGCGCGGGCGATGGCGTCAGTACCATCAGTCGCTTGGAGCGTGGCGCGAACGCCCGTTATGGCGCCATCGATTTACTGGCAACAGCACTTGGTATTTCCCGTGAGCGCTTGATCAAGCTTCTCCGACGGGGCAGGCATAATGGGCTGGGCGAACGTAATAGTCCTTCCCAAGAGGACCATGAAGAAGGCAAATGA
- a CDS encoding replication-relaxation family protein, with the protein MQPTARDVALFRYIGQRGLSNTQAIHQQFWAGRKIQTCQDRLAQLVKGGYLHTAMTDARGKAEQIYWLGRKAEHLFAAAERASFVKGRPAQAEIGHVLTMGDVLEKLKQRYRVTDVTTERALKGEHKRGLSTVLADGRMRLDGVEYLLEIDSPHYTGQRLRKKVAGFGKAGKPTLWVVASQARLRTVSRATAGQANIQVVQVNKL; encoded by the coding sequence GTGCAGCCAACGGCGCGAGATGTCGCGCTGTTTCGGTACATCGGGCAGCGAGGGCTGTCCAACACGCAGGCGATTCATCAGCAGTTTTGGGCAGGACGGAAAATACAAACCTGCCAGGACCGACTCGCCCAACTCGTGAAAGGAGGCTATCTGCATACCGCCATGACCGACGCCCGTGGGAAGGCTGAACAGATATACTGGCTCGGTCGGAAGGCGGAGCACCTCTTTGCTGCGGCAGAACGCGCCAGCTTTGTCAAAGGGAGGCCAGCCCAGGCCGAGATTGGGCATGTGCTGACGATGGGAGATGTGCTGGAAAAGTTGAAGCAGCGGTACAGGGTGACAGACGTGACCACGGAGCGCGCATTGAAGGGGGAACATAAACGAGGCTTGAGCACGGTGCTGGCTGATGGGCGGATGCGCCTGGATGGAGTGGAGTATCTGCTGGAGATTGATTCCCCGCACTACACCGGGCAGCGGTTACGAAAAAAGGTGGCAGGCTTTGGGAAAGCGGGGAAGCCCACCTTGTGGGTCGTTGCAAGTCAGGCCCGGCTCCGCACGGTGAGTCGTGCGACGGCAGGGCAGGCGAATATTCAGGTCGTACAGGTGAACAAACTATGA